In one window of Spartinivicinus marinus DNA:
- a CDS encoding MBL fold metallo-hydrolase RNA specificity domain-containing protein, with product MATIKFIGAAQEVTGSCHLLESSVTGKVLLDCGMHQGGDAVERLQHESFLFDPRQIDTVILSHAHIDHSGLLPKLVHEGFKGKIYCTEATAELLDIMLNDSTNLYLRDLEKENLRRARRGKKTLKPQIVSSDVGKVLKLCKPQPYNKPFAFSDNATVAFHDAGHILGSAIIEIKLQEKQQQKTLVFSGDLGKKNTVLMNDPMTLTQADVVLMEGTYGNRDHRSLDNTIDQLRDILQEAWDDGGNVLIPAFAVGRTQELLFYLGCLNHEGVLDNWHVYLDSPMAIQVTRIYDRWLRTLDCEGIKPLCSGDQTLLGKFLPKLHLTVKPEESMAINNIKNGAIIIAGSGMCTGGRIRHHFKQRIWNKLNRIIFVGFQAYGTLGRILVDGVKHIRLFGDEYVVKAHIETLGGFSAHAGQTELIEWISQFKNNPRIMLVHGEPEALDALSQKLWDEKGIQTDIPQRGQSLAF from the coding sequence ATGGCAACAATAAAGTTTATTGGAGCTGCTCAAGAGGTAACAGGTTCTTGTCATTTATTGGAGTCCTCTGTTACCGGTAAAGTGCTGCTGGATTGTGGAATGCATCAGGGGGGAGATGCTGTAGAAAGGTTGCAACATGAATCATTTTTGTTTGATCCAAGACAAATTGATACAGTTATTCTTTCCCATGCGCATATTGATCACTCAGGATTATTACCGAAGTTAGTGCATGAAGGGTTTAAAGGCAAAATATATTGCACAGAGGCAACGGCTGAACTGCTTGATATTATGCTGAATGATTCTACTAACCTTTATCTGCGTGACCTGGAAAAAGAAAACTTGCGACGTGCTAGAAGAGGGAAAAAAACCTTAAAGCCGCAGATTGTATCAAGTGATGTGGGTAAGGTGTTAAAGCTTTGTAAACCACAGCCTTATAATAAGCCGTTTGCTTTCTCTGATAATGCAACTGTTGCTTTTCATGATGCAGGTCATATTTTGGGTTCAGCTATTATTGAAATTAAACTTCAGGAAAAGCAGCAACAAAAAACTCTAGTATTTTCAGGTGACTTGGGCAAAAAAAATACAGTGCTAATGAATGACCCAATGACACTTACCCAAGCTGATGTGGTGCTGATGGAAGGCACTTATGGCAATCGCGATCATCGTTCTCTTGATAATACCATTGACCAACTAAGGGATATTCTACAAGAAGCTTGGGATGATGGCGGTAATGTTTTAATTCCTGCATTCGCGGTTGGTAGAACCCAGGAGCTTTTGTTTTATTTAGGTTGCTTGAACCATGAAGGTGTCTTGGATAATTGGCATGTATATCTGGATAGCCCCATGGCAATTCAAGTAACCCGAATTTATGATCGCTGGTTGCGCACTTTGGATTGTGAAGGTATTAAACCACTTTGTTCAGGTGATCAAACGTTATTAGGCAAATTTCTTCCTAAACTTCATTTAACTGTAAAGCCAGAGGAATCTATGGCCATCAACAATATAAAAAATGGCGCTATTATTATTGCGGGTAGTGGTATGTGTACTGGGGGGCGGATTAGACATCACTTTAAACAGCGGATTTGGAATAAACTTAATCGGATTATTTTTGTAGGGTTTCAGGCGTATGGGACGCTTGGTCGGATTTTGGTTGATGGTGTCAAACATATACGACTGTTTGGTGACGAGTATGTTGTAAAGGCTCATATTGAAACCTTAGGAGGCTTTTCTGCGCACGCTGGACAAACTGAATTAATTGAGTGGATCAGCCAATTTAAAAATAATCCCCGTATTATGTTGGTGCATGGTGAACCTGAAGCGCTGGATGCACTCTCTCAAAAATTGTGGGATGAAAAGGGGATACAAACAGATATTCCCCAACGGGGTCAAAGCCTAGCGTTTTAA
- a CDS encoding ABC transporter permease codes for MLHYIIKRLLAITPILFGLTLIVFLVMALIPGDPATAILGAYATPENVARLNKQLGLDKTLVEQYIIWLSNLLQGDLGRSYSLNRPVVDEVIERFQATLVLAGTALILCSVMGLLAGIVSAVRQFSWVDKTITFLVLIGISMPSFWLGLLLIMLFAVKWQLLPASGMYAIYGGGDWLDLLKHLILPAITLALVATSVIARLTRSAMLEVLRQDYIRTARAKGLAERQVIYRHACKTALVSVIPVIGIQAGFVLGGAVYIETVFQWPGIGRMLVNAISMRDILLVQGGVLIVAVSYVIFNLLADIFQHYLDPRLTS; via the coding sequence ATGCTACATTACATTATTAAACGATTACTCGCCATTACCCCCATTTTATTTGGGCTAACCCTAATTGTCTTTTTAGTGATGGCTTTAATACCCGGTGACCCTGCCACTGCAATTTTAGGTGCATACGCTACTCCCGAAAATGTAGCTCGATTGAACAAGCAATTAGGCTTAGATAAAACACTTGTCGAACAATATATCATTTGGCTGAGTAATTTATTGCAGGGGGATTTGGGCCGCTCTTACAGTCTTAATCGACCCGTGGTTGACGAAGTAATAGAACGCTTTCAAGCTACCCTGGTATTAGCAGGCACTGCATTAATATTGTGTAGTGTAATGGGGCTGCTGGCCGGTATTGTATCTGCAGTCAGACAATTTAGCTGGGTTGATAAAACGATTACTTTTTTGGTGTTAATCGGTATTTCCATGCCCTCATTTTGGCTGGGCTTATTATTAATTATGCTGTTTGCAGTTAAGTGGCAATTACTGCCAGCCAGTGGTATGTATGCTATTTATGGTGGTGGTGATTGGTTAGATCTGCTCAAACACTTAATACTCCCCGCCATTACTTTAGCCTTAGTGGCCACCAGTGTGATTGCTCGGTTAACCCGCAGTGCTATGCTAGAAGTACTACGCCAGGATTATATTCGTACTGCTCGCGCAAAAGGATTAGCTGAACGTCAGGTGATATACCGACACGCTTGTAAAACTGCTTTAGTCAGCGTAATTCCTGTTATCGGTATTCAAGCCGGTTTTGTATTAGGTGGCGCCGTTTATATAGAAACGGTTTTTCAGTGGCCAGGCATCGGTAGAATGCTAGTTAATGCCATTTCAATGCGGGATATCTTGTTAGTACAAGGTGGTGTATTAATAGTTGCTGTCTCTTATGTCATCTTTAATTTACTGGCTGATATTTTTCAGCACTATTTAGACCCCCGGCTCACTTCATGA
- a CDS encoding ABC transporter ATP-binding protein, with product MEENILQAQQLVRHFGGGKTLLGKQRPAVHAIRGINLQVYKGETLGVVGESGCGKSTLAKMLVGLEKPSEGNIYLNNQHLITLLQKDPKQLFRQVQYVFQDPVSALNPRKTISDILSSPIAHLLGMTKSKREKQLKALMNDISLPAEFLQRYPHELSGGQAQRVGIARALAVKPNLLVLDEPVSALDVSVQAQILNLLTDLKSRYQLTYVFISHDLSVVETISDRVVVMYFGRVVEQGPAQALFNNPSHHYTRLLLDSVPIPGKPLIVEDANASELPDPFNPPTGCAFAPRCPQATEHCRKVMPELQQMNQANHQAACHFPLTKIK from the coding sequence ATGGAAGAAAATATTTTACAAGCACAACAGTTAGTCCGTCATTTTGGTGGAGGCAAAACATTGCTGGGTAAGCAACGACCAGCTGTACATGCTATTCGAGGTATTAATCTACAAGTTTACAAAGGTGAAACTCTGGGGGTTGTTGGAGAGTCTGGTTGTGGTAAATCTACTCTGGCAAAAATGTTAGTCGGGTTGGAAAAACCCTCTGAAGGGAATATTTATCTCAATAATCAACATTTAATTACCCTTTTACAAAAAGATCCAAAACAATTATTCCGTCAGGTTCAGTATGTATTTCAAGACCCAGTTAGTGCCCTAAATCCCCGAAAAACAATTAGTGACATTTTATCCTCACCTATCGCGCACTTATTAGGAATGACTAAATCAAAAAGGGAGAAACAATTAAAAGCACTGATGAATGACATTAGCTTGCCTGCTGAATTTTTACAGCGTTACCCTCACGAACTGTCTGGTGGCCAAGCCCAACGTGTAGGTATTGCCCGCGCCTTGGCAGTTAAACCCAACCTGTTAGTTCTCGATGAGCCAGTATCAGCTTTAGATGTATCTGTGCAAGCACAAATACTTAACTTGTTAACAGACTTAAAAAGCCGTTATCAGCTCACCTATGTATTTATCAGTCATGACTTATCAGTGGTAGAAACAATCAGTGATCGAGTAGTCGTAATGTATTTTGGTAGGGTCGTAGAACAGGGACCAGCACAAGCCCTATTTAACAACCCCAGTCATCATTATACCAGGTTACTACTGGATTCTGTCCCCATACCCGGTAAACCCTTAATTGTAGAAGACGCTAACGCTTCTGAATTACCAGACCCATTTAACCCACCAACCGGCTGCGCCTTTGCCCCTCGTTGTCCCCAAGCAACCGAACACTGCCGAAAAGTGATGCCCGAACTGCAGCAAATGAACCAAGCAAACCACCAAGCAGCCTGTCACTTTCCGTTGACAAAAATAAAGTAA
- a CDS encoding PPC domain-containing protein — MRIKTLNNKVTKPSKAFCSPLLLSLCVSLICSVSHANTCPPAPEKFAVPIPNPDPGSPNGKLPLDINKVMPFIKEKGIRNAKEFIDALPDSMHKNYSIIEKSRALGQTDINHPGLLMFGSDARFMVNISTKKSDPRYEIVDIAHLDNKGNWVFRALDFSSGTPKMGKNDTDCQECHGKPARPFWGEYLDWPGIFSDDGRGNEKITNRQAATLTRIKQGQQNNERFHQLKIPDYYFDKAGTAMHLPNHVYGPALTIFNNELAGAVASSIHKRAKKSANYNGLREEYLALSYCDTSAGVLSQQAKDKIKQLIESKKGKTTGYNGSAHWSDILSLWGLDPKHELPLHKLSTEDVKRQDLDWNTGVGRLREVIDLAILMELAKENNQLNAILAGNPSSWSMTSCGNPFSTLKDHLTHKLFANFTLRNEARQTARESYYDIDYLRIHQSMDYITTSFCNLLSENISEDTIGTPSKPDDDKPTPPDNGDDNNKPNPPDDGDDHDKPNPPDDGDGDNDKPNPPDDGDDNDKPTPPDDDINRLPVKPLFKGKPASNLNDSQGKQQLYTIHVHGKPSNLKFSVEGGQGDVDLYVRHNKKPNLTQFDCRPLEHGTNETCLFKNPKMGLAGSWYVLLNSDKDFSGVTLTADYQDSDGDDHGDHDNGQGACAHQKPSHDVAIFDSKPLCVTPAPNKDHYRHYYIRLPQTDAGKTLEITMKGGTGNADLLVSADLGQFPHEEHYESRPDIVFGSTNPGNTEKVTIKNAKAGKDYLITLPAVSAHKGITITASVR, encoded by the coding sequence ATGCGTATAAAAACATTAAATAATAAAGTGACGAAGCCATCTAAAGCTTTTTGTTCACCCTTACTACTTAGCCTATGCGTTTCATTAATTTGCTCTGTCAGCCATGCAAATACATGCCCACCAGCCCCTGAAAAATTTGCTGTGCCTATTCCAAATCCAGACCCAGGCTCACCTAATGGGAAACTGCCATTAGATATAAATAAAGTCATGCCTTTTATTAAGGAAAAAGGTATTCGCAATGCTAAAGAGTTTATTGATGCATTACCCGACAGTATGCATAAGAACTATTCAATCATTGAAAAATCCCGAGCACTAGGGCAAACCGATATTAATCACCCTGGTTTATTAATGTTTGGTTCAGATGCTCGTTTTATGGTTAATATCAGCACTAAAAAATCTGATCCTCGCTATGAGATTGTCGATATAGCTCACCTTGACAATAAAGGAAATTGGGTGTTTAGAGCTTTAGACTTCAGTAGTGGCACCCCTAAAATGGGTAAAAATGACACTGATTGCCAAGAATGCCACGGTAAACCGGCAAGACCTTTTTGGGGGGAATATCTAGACTGGCCGGGTATATTTTCAGATGATGGCCGCGGCAATGAAAAAATTACAAACCGTCAAGCAGCAACATTAACCCGAATTAAACAAGGCCAACAAAATAACGAACGTTTTCATCAGTTAAAAATTCCTGACTATTATTTCGATAAAGCAGGTACTGCAATGCACTTACCCAACCATGTATATGGACCAGCGCTTACTATTTTTAACAATGAGTTGGCCGGGGCGGTTGCTAGTAGTATTCACAAACGAGCAAAAAAATCAGCTAATTATAATGGTTTGCGAGAAGAGTACTTAGCCCTTAGTTATTGTGATACATCAGCAGGTGTATTAAGCCAACAAGCTAAGGATAAAATTAAACAGCTAATTGAAAGTAAAAAAGGTAAAACCACAGGTTATAATGGATCAGCTCATTGGAGTGACATATTAAGCTTATGGGGATTAGATCCTAAACATGAGCTACCTCTACATAAATTATCAACTGAAGACGTCAAACGCCAAGACTTAGATTGGAATACAGGTGTTGGCCGTTTAAGAGAAGTCATCGATTTAGCCATTTTAATGGAATTAGCTAAAGAAAATAACCAGCTAAATGCAATATTGGCAGGTAACCCTTCATCCTGGTCTATGACGAGTTGCGGCAATCCCTTTTCAACACTCAAAGACCATCTAACTCATAAACTTTTTGCGAACTTTACGCTACGTAATGAAGCCAGACAAACAGCAAGAGAAAGCTACTACGACATTGATTACTTAAGAATTCATCAAAGCATGGATTATATCACTACTTCCTTCTGCAACTTACTATCTGAAAATATTAGTGAAGACACTATAGGAACACCATCCAAACCTGATGATGACAAACCCACTCCTCCTGATAATGGAGATGACAATAATAAACCCAATCCACCGGATGATGGCGATGATCATGATAAGCCAAATCCTCCCGATGATGGAGATGGCGACAACGACAAACCCAATCCACCCGATGACGGGGATGACAATGACAAACCCACGCCTCCCGATGATGATATTAATCGACTACCTGTAAAGCCTTTGTTCAAAGGAAAGCCCGCGAGCAATTTGAATGATAGCCAAGGTAAACAACAGCTGTATACCATTCATGTTCATGGAAAACCCAGCAATCTTAAGTTTTCAGTTGAAGGTGGCCAAGGCGATGTTGATCTTTATGTCAGGCATAACAAAAAGCCAAATTTAACTCAATTTGACTGCCGTCCACTTGAACATGGCACAAACGAAACTTGCTTATTTAAAAATCCCAAAATGGGATTAGCTGGCTCTTGGTATGTACTATTAAATAGTGACAAAGATTTTTCTGGTGTAACACTAACTGCAGACTATCAAGATAGTGATGGCGATGACCATGGCGATCATGACAACGGCCAGGGGGCCTGTGCTCATCAAAAGCCAAGTCATGATGTGGCCATTTTCGACAGCAAACCATTATGTGTCACTCCTGCTCCTAATAAAGACCACTACCGGCACTATTACATTCGCCTACCTCAAACTGATGCTGGCAAAACGTTGGAAATTACAATGAAAGGAGGCACAGGTAATGCCGATTTATTAGTATCAGCTGATTTAGGCCAATTTCCTCATGAGGAGCATTACGAATCAAGACCTGATATTGTATTTGGCTCTACTAATCCAGGTAACACAGAAAAAGTAACGATTAAAAATGCAAAAGCAGGCAAAGACTATTTAATTACGCTACCTGCAGTATCAGCCCACAAAGGCATCACAATTACTGCTAGTGTGCGTTAG
- the sixA gene encoding phosphohistidine phosphatase SixA: protein MKLYFVQHGIAAAKEVDENRPLLEIGYNDSNKIAIYLKQHNIEINKICHSGKLRAKQTAEIFSKQLKVDNVIEVSNMSPNDDPDFLIGGYLEEKCMYVGHLPNLQKVVAQLVAGDQERDVIKFQNSAIVCLEIEEDRGRVLWFIPPSMC, encoded by the coding sequence ATGAAATTATACTTTGTTCAGCATGGGATTGCTGCTGCTAAGGAAGTTGATGAGAACAGGCCTTTATTGGAAATCGGTTATAATGATTCAAATAAAATAGCCATTTATTTAAAGCAGCATAACATTGAGATTAATAAAATATGTCATAGCGGCAAGTTGCGGGCTAAACAAACAGCAGAAATATTCTCGAAACAATTAAAGGTTGATAATGTTATTGAAGTGTCAAATATGTCACCAAATGACGATCCTGACTTTTTAATTGGAGGCTATCTGGAAGAGAAGTGTATGTATGTTGGGCACTTGCCAAACCTGCAAAAAGTGGTTGCTCAATTGGTGGCTGGTGATCAAGAGAGAGATGTCATTAAGTTTCAAAATTCTGCCATTGTTTGTTTGGAAATAGAAGAGGATAGAGGAAGGGTGTTATGGTTTATACCGCCAAGTATGTGCTGA
- a CDS encoding mechanosensitive ion channel domain-containing protein, giving the protein METLSSLAFSQILISIAFIIIGFILAKLSTKEASRLSKDKLTLHQSLLFQRISFYLIVALFIITALQQINVDLGVILSTAGILSVTIGFASQTSASNIISGLFFLGEKSFGVGDVIKVSSTTGEVLANDLLSIKSRTFDNLFVRIPNETIIKLGVTTLTRFPIRLLT; this is encoded by the coding sequence ATGGAAACACTAAGTAGCTTAGCTTTTAGCCAGATACTTATCAGTATTGCTTTTATTATCATTGGCTTTATTTTAGCTAAGCTCTCTACCAAGGAAGCCTCCAGATTAAGCAAGGACAAATTGACTCTGCACCAGTCATTACTGTTTCAAAGAATTAGTTTCTACCTTATCGTCGCACTTTTTATCATTACTGCCCTACAACAAATCAATGTAGATTTAGGTGTTATTCTTAGTACCGCAGGTATCTTATCTGTTACTATTGGCTTTGCTTCACAAACTTCCGCTTCAAATATAATCAGTGGTTTATTTTTTCTCGGTGAAAAGTCATTTGGTGTAGGCGATGTTATAAAGGTTAGTTCAACAACCGGAGAAGTGCTTGCTAATGACTTATTATCAATAAAATCACGTACTTTTGATAATTTATTTGTGAGAATTCCTAACGAAACAATCATAAAATTAGGGGTCACTACACTCACCCGTTTTCCAATCCGTCTTTTGACTTAG
- a CDS encoding dipeptide/oligopeptide/nickel ABC transporter permease/ATP-binding protein, which yields MTNQVPANKTPRPSAWQLFINNRLALIGFVIFLTLLFLALAAPLLPLAPPDETALTLRLLTPFSSEALLGTDHLGRDLLSRLIWGTQVSLMVGVSATLIAAIIGSTIGLLAGYFGGRTDSLLMRGIDMLMAFPYILLALAIVAALGPGLMNALYAIAIVNIPFFARNIRGVTLGLSQQAFIDAARLSGKNDSLILLSEILPNVLPTIVITMTTTIGWMILETAGLSFLGLGAQPPQADLGSMLGEGRKLLFTAPHVSIIPGLMIFVLVMSINLMGDGVRDLLDPRLKSGVMGRPAAATLVNHKNTASKQLIPCNVHGLKNGLQVANLHTEFHQGKSIYNAVNGVSFSIQPGECLGIIGESGSGKSVTAMSISRLVPSPPGEISNGQAWLDNQALFSLPLSQLQQIRGNKVAYVFQDPLSALHPLLTIGEQLIEAIQAHQSISYQAAKSMTISQLKQVKIPNPEQRIKNYPHQLSGGLRQRVVIAMALVNSPNLLIADEPTTALDVTIQAQVLKLLRQLQQQTKVALLFITHDFGLVSAMCDQVAVMYAGHIVETGPTHNLLTQPAHPYTQKLINCVPILGKNNQQLETIEGMPPPMNQLPTGCHFADRCPYAEDSCRQQAIHLTNLTDGHAVRCIKPLQHTLH from the coding sequence ATGACTAATCAAGTGCCAGCAAATAAAACCCCTCGACCATCAGCTTGGCAGTTATTTATCAACAATCGTCTCGCCTTAATTGGATTTGTTATTTTTTTAACGTTGTTATTCCTGGCACTCGCAGCCCCATTATTGCCCTTAGCGCCTCCAGATGAAACGGCTTTAACCCTACGGCTACTGACTCCATTTTCATCAGAGGCTTTGTTAGGCACCGACCACTTAGGCCGAGATTTATTATCCCGCCTGATTTGGGGCACGCAAGTCAGCTTAATGGTTGGTGTTTCTGCCACCTTAATTGCAGCCATCATTGGTTCAACCATTGGTTTATTAGCGGGCTATTTTGGTGGCCGTACAGATAGTTTACTGATGCGAGGTATTGATATGCTGATGGCATTTCCCTATATCTTACTTGCCCTTGCCATTGTTGCTGCCTTAGGGCCAGGGTTAATGAATGCACTCTATGCCATCGCTATTGTCAATATCCCTTTTTTTGCCCGGAATATTCGTGGAGTCACCTTAGGATTATCACAACAAGCTTTTATTGATGCTGCCCGACTTTCAGGAAAAAATGACAGTCTAATTCTACTATCGGAAATACTGCCCAATGTGCTTCCCACCATTGTCATTACTATGACCACCACCATTGGCTGGATGATTTTAGAAACTGCTGGGCTTAGCTTTTTAGGGTTAGGCGCTCAGCCTCCCCAGGCTGATTTGGGCTCTATGCTAGGTGAAGGTCGCAAGCTGTTATTTACTGCCCCTCATGTTTCTATTATTCCCGGATTAATGATTTTTGTTTTAGTGATGAGCATTAATTTAATGGGTGATGGCGTACGAGACTTGCTAGATCCACGCTTAAAATCTGGCGTCATGGGTCGGCCTGCAGCAGCCACTTTAGTTAACCATAAAAATACAGCCTCTAAACAATTAATCCCTTGTAATGTTCATGGCCTGAAAAATGGACTGCAAGTAGCTAATTTACATACAGAATTTCACCAGGGCAAAAGCATTTATAACGCTGTAAATGGTGTAAGCTTTTCTATTCAACCTGGCGAGTGCCTAGGCATTATAGGTGAGTCAGGTTCAGGCAAATCGGTGACAGCAATGTCTATTTCACGATTAGTACCGTCGCCACCAGGGGAAATAAGCAATGGTCAAGCATGGCTTGATAATCAAGCGTTATTTTCATTGCCATTAAGCCAGTTACAACAGATTAGGGGAAATAAAGTGGCTTACGTATTTCAAGACCCACTTTCTGCTCTACATCCTCTATTAACAATAGGAGAGCAACTTATCGAAGCTATTCAAGCTCATCAATCAATTTCTTATCAAGCCGCTAAGAGCATGACTATTAGTCAGCTAAAACAAGTAAAAATCCCCAACCCTGAACAGCGAATTAAAAATTACCCTCACCAACTATCCGGGGGATTACGACAAAGAGTTGTTATTGCAATGGCGTTGGTTAATAGCCCTAACCTGTTAATTGCCGATGAACCAACAACCGCATTGGATGTAACGATACAAGCCCAAGTATTAAAATTATTACGACAACTTCAACAACAAACGAAAGTTGCCTTATTATTTATTACACATGATTTTGGTCTGGTTTCCGCTATGTGTGATCAGGTAGCTGTCATGTATGCAGGGCATATAGTTGAAACAGGGCCAACCCACAACCTTTTAACTCAACCTGCTCACCCCTACACGCAAAAGTTGATTAATTGTGTGCCAATATTAGGTAAAAATAACCAACAACTGGAGACTATTGAAGGAATGCCTCCTCCAATGAACCAATTACCAACAGGCTGTCATTTTGCTGATCGTTGCCCTTATGCAGAAGACAGCTGCCGACAGCAAGCCATTCACTTAACAAATTTGACTGATGGGCATGCTGTGCGATGTATTAAACCGCTTCAACATACCCTTCATTAA
- a CDS encoding GFA family protein, protein MAKYEGSCGCGHVKYAFEGEPINAAFCYCKECQKHTGSDKWFGLWVPKDKFAFTKGETKSYTRKGDSSKDIHHQFCSRCGTTVCVEVTVAGFYSVSASTLDDSSHFSPKMAIYTASAPKWAVFPEDVPKFDILPPEFS, encoded by the coding sequence ATGGCAAAATATGAAGGAAGTTGTGGGTGTGGTCATGTCAAGTATGCGTTTGAGGGGGAGCCGATTAACGCTGCATTTTGCTACTGTAAAGAGTGCCAGAAGCATACAGGGTCAGATAAGTGGTTCGGATTATGGGTACCCAAAGATAAATTTGCCTTTACCAAAGGGGAAACCAAGTCTTATACCCGTAAAGGAGACTCTAGTAAAGATATACACCATCAGTTTTGTAGCCGTTGCGGTACGACAGTCTGTGTTGAGGTGACAGTAGCTGGGTTTTACTCTGTTTCTGCGTCAACATTAGATGACAGCTCTCACTTTTCTCCGAAAATGGCTATTTATACCGCCTCAGCACCTAAGTGGGCAGTATTTCCAGAGGATGTCCCTAAGTTTGATATTTTACCGCCAGAGTTTAGTTAG
- a CDS encoding mechanosensitive ion channel family protein yields the protein MTITCVENIQSLYILQGFSDSVINIQLSAWANREDFLALKNGIIQRVKEAFDENNIEVPFPHRTLYTGIETKPFSIQHIKSL from the coding sequence ATGACTATCACCTGTGTTGAGAATATCCAGAGCCTCTATATATTACAAGGGTTTAGTGATTCTGTCATTAATATCCAACTTTCAGCTTGGGCTAATCGTGAAGACTTTTTAGCCTTAAAAAATGGCATTATTCAGCGGGTTAAAGAGGCTTTTGACGAAAACAACATTGAAGTACCATTTCCACATCGAACACTTTATACTGGCATTGAAACCAAGCCTTTTTCAATCCAGCACATTAAATCGCTTTGA